In Lachnospiraceae bacterium, one DNA window encodes the following:
- a CDS encoding altronate dehydratase family protein, with amino-acid sequence MQDIVKINQNDNVAVALRPLNEGETLDVAGEKVTLVQDIPQGHKFALRAIAQGEEVVKYGFRIGYAKEAIEKGAWVHVHNVKTALGDVLSYEYRPEGSKDVEPSEHVYFDGYRRADGKAGIRNEIWIIPTVGCVNSIAKALETAAKKFVGGNVEDVIAFQHPYGCSQMGDDQENTRKVLADMIHHPNAAGVLVLGLGCENSNIPVLMDYIGEYDEQRVKFLQCQDVEDEMETAMGILEELAAYANAFSREKIDASELIIGMKCGGSDGLSGITANPVVGAFSDLLVSKGGTTILTEVPEMFGAETLLMNRCATPELFDKTVDLINNFKNYFTSHNQTIYENPSPGNKKGGISTLEDKSLGCTQKSGSSLVKGVLEYAEPVKVKGLNLLSAPGNDLVAATALAVSGAHMVLFTTGRGTPFASPVPTVKISSNSKLAGHKSNWIDFNAGQMVEDKTKEELAQDLLNYVLEVASGRKVKSEAAGFHDMAIFKQGVTL; translated from the coding sequence ATGCAGGACATTGTTAAGATCAATCAGAATGATAACGTTGCCGTTGCTCTTCGTCCTTTAAATGAAGGAGAGACCCTGGATGTTGCAGGAGAAAAGGTAACTCTGGTCCAGGATATCCCACAGGGACATAAATTTGCGCTGCGCGCCATTGCCCAGGGAGAGGAAGTAGTAAAATACGGTTTCCGCATCGGCTACGCAAAAGAAGCCATTGAAAAAGGTGCATGGGTACATGTTCATAATGTAAAGACTGCTTTAGGGGATGTTCTCTCTTATGAATATAGGCCAGAAGGAAGTAAGGATGTAGAGCCATCTGAGCATGTATACTTTGACGGCTATCGCAGAGCAGACGGAAAAGCCGGTATCCGTAATGAAATCTGGATCATTCCTACTGTTGGCTGTGTAAACTCCATTGCAAAGGCTCTTGAAACAGCTGCGAAGAAGTTTGTAGGCGGAAATGTAGAAGATGTGATCGCATTCCAGCATCCATATGGATGTTCACAGATGGGGGATGACCAGGAAAATACCAGAAAAGTATTGGCAGATATGATCCATCATCCAAATGCGGCAGGTGTTCTGGTATTAGGACTGGGCTGTGAGAACAGCAACATTCCTGTATTAATGGATTATATTGGCGAGTATGATGAGCAGAGGGTGAAGTTTTTACAGTGCCAGGATGTAGAAGATGAGATGGAGACCGCTATGGGTATCCTGGAAGAACTGGCGGCTTATGCAAATGCATTTTCAAGAGAGAAGATAGATGCAAGTGAGCTGATCATTGGTATGAAGTGTGGTGGTTCTGATGGACTTTCCGGAATTACTGCAAATCCTGTAGTAGGTGCTTTTTCTGATCTGTTAGTAAGCAAGGGCGGAACCACTATTTTAACAGAAGTTCCTGAAATGTTCGGTGCAGAAACTCTGTTAATGAACCGCTGCGCAACACCAGAGCTTTTTGACAAGACGGTTGACCTGATCAACAACTTTAAGAACTACTTTACCAGCCACAACCAGACTATTTATGAGAATCCATCTCCAGGCAACAAGAAGGGTGGTATCTCTACTCTGGAGGACAAATCCTTAGGCTGTACCCAGAAATCAGGAAGTTCCCTGGTAAAGGGTGTATTAGAGTATGCAGAGCCGGTTAAGGTAAAGGGATTAAATCTGCTCAGTGCACCTGGAAACGATCTGGTGGCAGCAACTGCACTGGCGGTATCTGGTGCCCATATGGTACTGTTTACTACCGGTCGTGGAACTCCATTTGCTTCCCCTGTTCCAACCGTAAAGATCTCCAGCAACTCTAAGCTTGCAGGACACAAGTCAAATTGGATCGATTTCAATGCGGGACAGATGGTAGAAGACAAGACAAAAGAAGAACTGGCGCAGGATCTGTTAAATTATGTACTGGAAGTTGCTTCCGGACGCAAGGTTAAATCAGAAGCAGCAGGCTTCCATGATATGGCTATCTTCAAGCAGGGCGTAACTCTGTAG
- a CDS encoding LacI family transcriptional regulator, whose protein sequence is MNIYDVSGHAGVSIATVSRVLNGNPNVSERTRKKVLAVMDELGYTPNVFARGLGLDTMQTIGIMCSDSSDPYLAEAIYYLERELRSHDYDSILCCTGYDLDVKQKYFNLLRSKRVDAIILTGSKFVEMRSKDNNYITEAAANGLPVMLVNGYLEEKNIYSTVCDDYASMYDATLQLIHSGHSRILYLYTSISYSGVNKMEGYKAALKESDLPVDASMIHQCSKSIETSRDLLLNLKEEGLVFDAVLASDDSLAVGAVKYAHLAGISIPEDLSIIGYNNSILSRCTDPEITSIDSKVEALCTTTVNTLMGVFSGANVPNRTTIASALIKRKTTNF, encoded by the coding sequence ATGAATATATACGACGTTTCTGGACATGCAGGGGTCTCCATTGCTACGGTTTCCCGTGTACTCAACGGCAACCCCAACGTAAGTGAGCGCACCCGCAAAAAGGTACTGGCAGTGATGGATGAACTTGGTTATACTCCAAATGTGTTCGCCAGAGGACTTGGGCTTGACACCATGCAGACCATTGGTATCATGTGTTCTGACTCTTCCGATCCCTATCTTGCTGAGGCGATCTATTATCTGGAACGGGAGCTGCGCAGTCATGATTACGACTCTATCCTCTGCTGTACCGGTTACGACCTGGATGTAAAACAGAAATATTTCAATCTGCTGCGTTCTAAACGTGTAGATGCCATTATACTGACAGGTTCCAAATTTGTGGAAATGCGCTCTAAAGATAATAATTATATTACAGAAGCAGCTGCAAACGGGCTACCGGTAATGCTGGTAAATGGTTATCTGGAGGAAAAAAATATTTACAGCACTGTCTGTGATGACTATGCCTCTATGTATGATGCCACATTACAGCTGATTCATTCCGGTCACAGCCGTATTCTTTATCTTTATACCAGCATATCTTACAGCGGTGTAAATAAAATGGAAGGCTACAAGGCTGCATTAAAAGAAAGTGATCTGCCTGTGGATGCTTCTATGATCCATCAGTGTTCCAAGAGTATTGAAACTTCAAGAGACCTGCTTTTAAATCTGAAAGAAGAAGGACTCGTATTTGACGCAGTTTTAGCGTCTGATGATTCACTGGCTGTAGGCGCTGTAAAATATGCCCATTTAGCTGGTATTTCCATTCCGGAAGATTTAAGCATCATCGGATATAATAATTCCATCCTGTCCCGTTGTACGGACCCGGAGATCACATCTATTGACAGTAAAGTAGAAGCACTTTGCACTACTACCGTCAATACCCTTATGGGGGTTTTCAGCGGCGCCAATGTCCCCAACCGGACAACCATCGCCTCTGCTCTTATAAAAAGAAAAACCACAAACTTTTAA
- the uxaC gene encoding glucuronate isomerase, which translates to MKQFLDKDFLLSTEMAKTLYHDYAENMPILDYHCHINPQEICEDRKFENITQVWLGGDHYKWRQMRSNGVDEKYITGNGTDREKFQAWAETMPKLIGNPLYHWSHLELRRYFGYEGYLNGDTAEEVWNLCNAKLQEDSMTVRNLIKQSNVTLICTTDDPVDSLEWHKKLAEDTTFDVQVLPAWRPDKAMNVEKPTFAAYMAQLSKVSGIEVKDFASLKEALKNRMDFFTSMKCCVSDHALEYVMYAPATEDEVNAIIAKSLKGEAVSKEEELKYKTEFMLFVAKEYAKRNWVMQLHYGCKRDNNAYMFEQLGPDTGYDCINNYAPSAQMADFLNALSATNDIPKTIIYSLNPNDNASIGTIIGCFQEKFPGKIQQGSAWWFNDHKVGMTDQMVSLANLGCLGNFIGMLTDSRSFLSYTRHEYFRRVLCALVGGWVENGEYPADMKSLESIIKGISYNNAVQYFGFDLDVVK; encoded by the coding sequence ATGAAACAGTTTTTGGACAAGGACTTCTTATTATCCACAGAAATGGCAAAGACACTCTATCATGATTACGCAGAAAACATGCCGATCTTAGACTATCACTGCCATATCAATCCACAGGAGATCTGCGAAGACCGTAAGTTTGAAAACATTACCCAGGTATGGCTGGGCGGCGACCATTACAAATGGCGTCAGATGCGTTCTAACGGTGTTGATGAGAAATACATTACCGGTAATGGCACAGACAGAGAAAAATTCCAGGCATGGGCTGAAACAATGCCTAAGCTGATCGGAAACCCACTGTATCACTGGAGCCACCTGGAGTTAAGAAGATACTTCGGATACGAGGGCTACTTAAACGGCGATACTGCTGAAGAAGTATGGAACCTGTGCAACGCTAAGTTACAGGAAGATTCCATGACTGTACGCAACCTGATCAAGCAGTCCAATGTTACCCTGATCTGTACCACAGATGATCCTGTTGATTCTCTGGAATGGCATAAGAAACTGGCTGAAGATACCACTTTTGATGTACAGGTTCTGCCGGCATGGCGTCCAGACAAGGCTATGAACGTTGAAAAGCCAACTTTCGCAGCTTACATGGCTCAGTTATCCAAAGTCAGCGGTATTGAGGTAAAAGATTTCGCATCTTTAAAGGAAGCTTTAAAGAACCGTATGGATTTCTTCACTTCCATGAAATGCTGCGTATCTGACCACGCATTAGAGTACGTTATGTACGCTCCAGCTACTGAGGATGAAGTAAACGCTATCATCGCTAAGAGCTTAAAGGGCGAAGCAGTTTCCAAAGAAGAGGAATTAAAATACAAAACCGAGTTCATGCTCTTTGTTGCAAAAGAATATGCTAAGAGAAACTGGGTTATGCAGCTTCACTACGGATGCAAGCGTGACAACAACGCTTACATGTTTGAACAGTTAGGACCAGATACCGGTTATGACTGCATCAACAACTATGCTCCAAGCGCACAGATGGCAGACTTCTTAAATGCATTAAGCGCAACCAATGATATTCCTAAGACTATCATTTACTCCTTAAATCCAAATGACAACGCTTCCATCGGCACCATCATCGGCTGCTTCCAGGAGAAATTCCCAGGAAAGATCCAGCAGGGTTCCGCTTGGTGGTTCAATGATCATAAGGTAGGTATGACCGACCAGATGGTATCTTTAGCTAACTTAGGCTGCCTGGGCAACTTCATCGGTATGCTGACTGATTCCAGAAGCTTCTTATCCTACACCAGACATGAATATTTCCGCCGCGTTCTCTGCGCACTGGTTGGCGGCTGGGTAGAAAACGGTGAATATCCGGCAGATATGAAATCCCTGGAATCCATTATCAAGGGTATCAGCTACAACAACGCAGTTCAGTATTTCGGATTTGATCTGGATGTTGTGAAATAA
- a CDS encoding transcription repressor NadR: protein MTEGGKRREGILSLLEDTNMPLSGTELARHFNVSRQVIVQDIALLRAEDQKILSTYRGYVLEKDQVKKKKYIRVFCVCHSTEDTRDELQTIVDYGGHVLDVAVDHPLYGQIRADLIINNRLDVEEFVERMDRYKAQPLKVLTGDYHYHTVTAESEKNLDFIEQELRKKGYLKEE, encoded by the coding sequence ATGACAGAAGGCGGAAAAAGAAGGGAAGGCATTCTTTCGCTGTTAGAGGATACAAATATGCCGCTGTCCGGAACGGAGCTGGCAAGGCATTTTAATGTGAGCCGTCAGGTGATCGTTCAGGATATTGCCCTTTTGCGGGCAGAGGACCAGAAGATCCTTTCTACTTACAGAGGATATGTTCTTGAAAAGGATCAGGTAAAAAAGAAAAAATATATCCGGGTATTCTGCGTTTGTCATTCTACAGAAGATACAAGAGATGAATTGCAGACTATTGTAGATTATGGCGGTCATGTTTTAGATGTGGCAGTGGATCATCCGCTATATGGACAGATCCGGGCAGATCTTATTATCAATAACCGACTGGATGTAGAAGAATTTGTAGAGCGCATGGATCGTTATAAAGCTCAGCCTTTAAAGGTTTTGACCGGAGATTATCATTATCATACAGTCACTGCAGAATCTGAAAAAAACCTGGATTTTATTGAGCAGGAGCTGCGTAAAAAGGGATATTTAAAAGAAGAGTAA